A DNA window from Ornithobacterium rhinotracheale DSM 15997 contains the following coding sequences:
- a CDS encoding DUF4302 domain-containing protein, producing MKKLSYLLFSIPLLWGLNACTEDFEPTFSENATQRYINVQNEITEFLSTPDADFILQYFPDDNQSYGGYNYFLKFSGKDKVSAESETNEQAVSSTFRILQNGGAVLTFDLYNEELHEFATPSPSEYRAKRGDFEFLILKKSNDTLYLKGKKTGNYMKLYKAGNIQEIKSNIRKVATTIDRVDLPAQGTIGTEPLVLSTGGTRNIIFSTLNGGSIESTEASYIFTENGIKFYKPVEIKGKVYGGLIFDESTQTLKSEDGVIVINLKFVPINFKSKAWFLDMSKSENTSEGYKKARAGDSLLHGMILSKFKLQDFYVLGNFRDNVGFNTFVEGYNGAFAIYGLSFKGEDSNPNLIHIEKTKPVEFDAYFKYVNGVLDKITKNSPYIVEEVQSDPKRVKLISKNDQELWFILDLLK from the coding sequence ATGAAAAAACTATCATATTTATTATTCTCAATTCCACTATTGTGGGGATTGAATGCTTGTACCGAAGATTTTGAACCCACATTTTCAGAAAACGCAACTCAGCGTTATATAAATGTTCAGAACGAAATTACAGAATTTCTTAGTACCCCTGATGCTGATTTTATTTTACAATACTTCCCAGATGATAATCAGTCTTATGGAGGATATAATTATTTCTTGAAATTCTCAGGAAAAGATAAGGTAAGTGCGGAATCAGAGACCAATGAACAAGCTGTAAGTTCTACTTTTCGAATTCTTCAAAATGGAGGTGCAGTTCTTACCTTTGATTTATACAATGAGGAGCTACATGAATTTGCAACTCCTAGTCCATCAGAATATCGTGCAAAACGAGGAGATTTTGAATTTTTGATCCTTAAAAAAAGTAATGACACACTTTATCTAAAAGGAAAGAAAACAGGAAATTACATGAAGCTATATAAAGCAGGGAATATTCAAGAGATTAAAAGTAACATTAGAAAAGTAGCAACTACAATTGATAGGGTAGATCTTCCAGCTCAAGGTACTATAGGTACAGAGCCTTTGGTATTGTCAACAGGAGGAACTAGAAATATTATTTTTAGTACTTTAAATGGGGGGAGTATAGAGTCTACAGAAGCATCGTATATTTTTACAGAAAACGGAATTAAGTTTTACAAACCAGTTGAAATTAAGGGGAAAGTTTACGGTGGATTAATTTTTGACGAAAGTACTCAAACATTAAAGTCAGAAGATGGTGTAATTGTAATTAATTTGAAATTTGTTCCTATCAACTTTAAATCAAAAGCTTGGTTTTTGGATATGAGCAAATCAGAGAATACATCGGAAGGTTATAAGAAAGCCAGAGCAGGCGATAGTCTTTTGCATGGTATGATTCTAAGTAAATTTAAGTTACAAGATTTCTATGTGTTAGGTAATTTTAGAGATAATGTAGGATTCAATACTTTTGTTGAGGGCTATAACGGAGCATTTGCAATTTATGGTTTAAGTTTCAAAGGAGAAGATTCAAATCCAAATCTTATCCACATTGAGAAAACAAAACCTGTTGAATTTGATGCTTATTTCAAATATGTGAATGGAGTTTTAGATAAAATCACTAAAAATTCACCTTATATTGTAGAGGAGGTTCAGTCAGATCCTAAACGTGTGAAGCTAATAAGTAAAAATGATCAAGAATTATGGTTTATTCTTGATTTGCTTAAATGA
- a CDS encoding ATP-dependent Clp protease ATP-binding subunit, with product MNDNFSQRVKNVIAYSKEEALRLGHDNVGTEHLVLGILRDGDGKAMRFLRSLQYDTSYIRAKIEALNPPKEVLDSTSRNLQLTKQAERALKTTFLEAKLNQSKSVDTGHLLLCILRNENDPVTQALNRMGVDYDSVKEEMAEEQYPSGMSEINPQAEAGFDDNDEEAGAIPGGGAHRPAGGGGARRGGRAGVTKSKTPVLDAFGRDLTNMAQDGRLDPVIGREKEIERVSQILSRRKKNNPLLIGEPGVGKSAIAEGLALRIVQKKVSRVLYDKRVITLDLAGLVAGTKYRGQFEERMKAIMNELEKNQDIILFIDELHTIVGAGGATGSLDASNMFKPALARGEIQCIGATTLNEYRQYVEKDGALERRFQKVMVEPTTPEQTLQILEQVKDKYEEHHNVKYTPEALQACVNLTSRYITDRFLPDKAIDAMDEAGSRVHIKNIHVPEDILSLEKAIEKAKEDKEAAVAAQDFEQASQLRDEQKRLTDLLEQRYEEWTASNDSSPEVVDEENVAEVVSMMSGIPVHRVAEGEMKKLAQMGDVVKSKLIGQDEAVEKVVKAIQRNRAGLKDPNRPIGSFIFLGSTGIGKTQLAKVLAREIFDSDDALIRIDMSEYMEKFAVSRLVGAPPGYVGYEEGGQLTEAVRRKPYAVLLLDEIEKAHPDVFNILLQILDDGHVTDSVGRKVDFRNTIIILTSNIGSRQLKEFGDGVGFGTAAKMNSADERAKSTLQNALKKTFAPEFLNRIDDVIIFNALEKEDILRIIDIELSKLYGLVRDMGYEVELSQEAKEFVAEKGFDKDYGARPLKRAIQKYIEDPMAEKIINAEIKEGDALLVVLNEAKDGLEITIKE from the coding sequence ATGAACGATAATTTTTCACAACGAGTAAAAAATGTGATTGCTTACAGCAAAGAAGAAGCCTTGCGCTTAGGTCACGACAATGTGGGGACTGAGCATTTGGTATTAGGAATTTTGCGTGATGGTGATGGGAAAGCTATGCGTTTCTTAAGGTCTTTGCAGTACGACACATCTTATATAAGAGCTAAAATTGAGGCGTTGAATCCACCGAAAGAGGTATTGGATTCTACTTCAAGGAATTTGCAGCTTACCAAACAAGCTGAAAGAGCTCTCAAAACCACTTTTTTAGAGGCTAAATTAAATCAAAGTAAATCAGTGGATACAGGACATTTGTTGCTTTGCATTTTAAGGAATGAAAACGATCCTGTTACACAAGCTTTGAACCGAATGGGGGTGGACTATGATTCCGTAAAAGAGGAAATGGCAGAAGAGCAATACCCTAGTGGAATGTCAGAAATTAATCCACAAGCAGAAGCTGGATTTGATGATAATGATGAAGAAGCAGGAGCTATCCCAGGAGGCGGTGCTCATCGTCCTGCGGGCGGTGGTGGTGCTCGCCGAGGGGGAAGAGCTGGAGTTACAAAGTCTAAAACACCTGTGCTTGATGCCTTTGGTAGAGATTTAACGAATATGGCACAAGATGGTAGGCTTGATCCTGTGATTGGTCGTGAAAAGGAAATTGAGCGTGTTTCTCAGATTTTAAGCCGTAGAAAAAAGAATAATCCGCTTTTGATTGGAGAGCCAGGAGTAGGTAAATCAGCGATTGCAGAAGGTTTAGCTTTAAGAATTGTTCAGAAAAAAGTTTCTCGAGTTTTGTACGACAAGCGTGTAATCACTCTTGATTTAGCAGGACTTGTGGCGGGGACTAAATATCGTGGGCAGTTTGAGGAGCGAATGAAAGCCATTATGAATGAATTGGAAAAAAATCAAGACATTATCCTTTTCATAGATGAACTGCACACTATCGTAGGAGCAGGCGGAGCGACTGGTTCGCTTGATGCTTCAAATATGTTTAAGCCAGCCTTGGCACGAGGTGAAATTCAATGCATAGGTGCTACAACTTTGAACGAGTATCGCCAATATGTAGAGAAAGATGGTGCGCTTGAGCGTCGTTTTCAAAAAGTAATGGTGGAACCAACTACGCCAGAGCAAACTTTGCAAATCTTGGAACAAGTAAAAGACAAATACGAGGAGCACCACAATGTGAAATATACGCCAGAGGCATTACAAGCCTGTGTGAATTTAACTTCTCGTTACATTACCGATCGTTTCTTGCCAGACAAGGCGATTGATGCCATGGACGAAGCGGGATCTCGTGTACATATCAAGAACATTCATGTGCCAGAGGATATTTTATCTTTGGAAAAAGCAATTGAAAAAGCAAAAGAAGATAAAGAAGCCGCTGTAGCTGCGCAAGATTTTGAACAAGCAAGTCAATTAAGAGATGAACAAAAAAGACTAACCGATTTGCTTGAGCAACGCTACGAGGAATGGACAGCCAGCAACGACTCTTCTCCAGAGGTGGTAGATGAGGAAAATGTGGCAGAGGTAGTTTCTATGATGAGCGGAATTCCTGTGCATCGAGTAGCTGAGGGAGAGATGAAAAAACTTGCTCAAATGGGCGATGTCGTAAAAAGCAAATTAATCGGGCAAGATGAAGCCGTAGAAAAAGTGGTAAAAGCAATTCAGCGAAATCGAGCAGGATTGAAGGATCCAAATCGCCCAATTGGTTCGTTTATTTTCTTAGGTTCTACGGGAATCGGTAAAACGCAATTAGCAAAAGTTCTCGCCAGAGAAATCTTTGACTCAGACGATGCCTTAATCCGAATAGATATGAGCGAATACATGGAAAAATTTGCTGTATCTCGTTTAGTGGGAGCACCTCCAGGTTATGTTGGTTACGAAGAAGGAGGGCAATTGACAGAGGCAGTTCGTCGCAAGCCATACGCCGTGCTATTGCTAGATGAGATAGAAAAAGCACATCCAGATGTGTTCAATATCCTGTTGCAAATTTTGGACGATGGGCATGTTACCGATAGCGTGGGGCGAAAAGTGGATTTCAGAAATACAATTATTATCCTGACTTCAAATATTGGTTCTCGCCAATTGAAGGAGTTTGGAGATGGTGTAGGATTTGGAACAGCTGCCAAAATGAATTCTGCCGATGAGCGAGCCAAAAGCACTTTGCAAAACGCCTTGAAAAAGACATTTGCTCCAGAGTTCTTAAACCGTATCGACGATGTGATTATCTTCAATGCACTTGAGAAAGAAGATATTTTAAGAATCATTGATATTGAACTTAGCAAACTGTATGGCTTGGTAAGAGACATGGGCTACGAAGTTGAGCTTAGCCAAGAGGCTAAAGAATTTGTTGCTGAAAAAGGTTTTGACAAGGATTATGGTGCAAGACCTCTGAAGCGAGCTATTCAAAAATACATCGAAGACCCAATGGCAGAGAAAATCATCAATGCAGAAATTAAAGAAGGAGATGCACTTTTGGTTGTATTAAACGAAGCCAAAGATGGTTTAGAAATCACCATAAAGGAATAA